A single region of the Neotabrizicola shimadae genome encodes:
- a CDS encoding glycosyltransferase family 2 protein yields the protein MRLARKRWKIRAFRKRRELSSVVDRSSAIRSDDILVFSTLRNERVRLPYFLKYYRDLGVSHFLIVDNDSDDGSREYLQAQPDVSLWSTKASYRRSRFGVDWLNWLQWRFGHGHWCLVVDPDEFFVYPFCDTRPLRALTDWLDASSIRSLSAMILDMYPKGPIGGQPYREGQDPFEIAPWFDAGNYTITRNRRYGNLWIQGGPRARVFFPDNPERAPALNKIPLVKWHRDFVYASSTHMLLPRGLNLVYDEWGGEKTSGCLLHAKFLDTFAAKAEEEMVRKQHYAGSHEYRAYREVMSSQPDLWCKWSEKYINWRQLEILGLISKGNWA from the coding sequence CTGCGCCTTGCGCGAAAGCGTTGGAAAATCAGGGCCTTCCGCAAGCGGAGAGAGCTTTCCTCCGTTGTGGACCGGTCATCTGCGATCCGGTCCGACGACATCCTCGTGTTCTCGACCCTGCGCAACGAACGGGTGCGCCTGCCCTATTTCCTGAAGTACTACCGCGATCTTGGCGTGAGCCATTTTCTCATCGTGGACAATGACAGCGACGATGGCAGCCGCGAGTACCTGCAGGCGCAGCCCGATGTCTCGCTTTGGTCAACGAAGGCCAGTTACAGGCGGTCGCGCTTCGGGGTGGATTGGCTGAACTGGCTGCAATGGCGGTTCGGCCACGGTCACTGGTGCCTTGTCGTCGATCCGGACGAGTTCTTCGTCTATCCCTTCTGCGATACGCGGCCCTTGCGGGCGCTGACCGACTGGCTGGACGCAAGTTCCATTCGCAGCCTGTCTGCGATGATCCTGGACATGTATCCCAAGGGCCCGATCGGCGGGCAGCCCTACCGCGAAGGGCAGGATCCCTTTGAAATCGCGCCCTGGTTCGATGCCGGCAATTACACGATCACGCGGAACCGGCGTTATGGCAACCTGTGGATTCAGGGTGGTCCGCGCGCCCGCGTCTTCTTTCCCGACAATCCCGAACGGGCGCCGGCGCTGAACAAGATTCCGCTGGTGAAATGGCACCGCGATTTCGTCTATGCCAGTTCGACCCACATGCTGCTGCCGCGCGGCCTGAACCTTGTCTATGACGAATGGGGCGGCGAAAAAACCAGCGGTTGCCTGCTGCACGCCAAGTTTCTGGATACCTTCGCCGCCAAGGCCGAGGAAGAGATGGTGCGCAAGCAGCACTATGCCGGCAGCCATGAATACCGCGCCTATCGCGAGGTCATGTCCAGCCAGCCCGACCTGTGGTGCAAGTGGAGCGAGAAGTACATCAACTGGCGGCAGTTGGAAATTCTGGGCCTGATTTCCAAGGGGAACTGGGCATGA
- a CDS encoding beta-1,6-N-acetylglucosaminyltransferase, with amino-acid sequence MSVGFVMLCHTALDRAAQVARHWAERGAPVVVHVDQATPRADHDRMVQALSDLPNVRFCKRYACEWGTWGLVAATQEAATVMLRDFPYVRHVYLASGACLPLRPVEELAAYLDDRPKTDFIESVTTEDVGWTVGGLDIERFTLRFPFSWRRNRKLFDGYVRLQRRVGFRRKVPPGIHPHLGSQWWCLTRQTLSAILDDPERKDYDRYFRRVWIPDESYFQTLVRKYSANVESRSLTLSKFDFQGKPHIFYDDHLQLLRKSDCFVARKIWPQADKLYAAFLVPQARALAATEPNPGKIDRLFSKAIERRTKGRSGLYMQSRFPNLDWENGRTAGPYSVFEGFADLFEDFETWLGKATGTRVHGHLYAPDRVHFANGESTYNGAMSDSAALRDYNPNAFLTNLLWNTRGERQCFQFGPGDRQDIQMLFAADPNAQVQVISGAWAVPLFKSNRNFGEIRKEAAWLQKVEAKHLDVLRASWVKARVRIWTLAEFIESPMEPLQMIVDEISPRSMRRLTEVPRLSDLTGFGQFLQNLRNQGMQPVLMGDFPVGDDPRPAAGRRGRPYLVK; translated from the coding sequence CTGAGCGTGGGCTTCGTGATGCTGTGCCATACCGCGCTGGATCGCGCGGCGCAGGTGGCGCGGCACTGGGCCGAACGCGGGGCGCCGGTCGTCGTGCATGTCGACCAGGCCACGCCGCGCGCGGACCATGACCGCATGGTGCAGGCGCTGTCGGACCTGCCAAACGTGCGGTTCTGCAAGCGATACGCCTGCGAATGGGGCACCTGGGGGCTGGTTGCGGCCACGCAGGAAGCGGCGACCGTGATGCTGCGCGACTTTCCCTATGTGCGGCACGTCTACCTGGCCTCTGGCGCCTGCCTGCCCCTGCGGCCGGTCGAGGAACTGGCCGCCTATCTGGACGACCGCCCCAAGACCGATTTCATCGAAAGCGTGACGACCGAGGATGTCGGCTGGACGGTGGGCGGCCTGGATATCGAGCGGTTCACGCTGCGCTTCCCGTTCTCGTGGCGCCGGAACCGCAAGCTGTTTGACGGCTATGTGCGCCTGCAACGTCGCGTGGGGTTCCGACGCAAGGTCCCGCCGGGCATCCATCCTCATCTGGGCAGCCAGTGGTGGTGCCTGACGCGGCAGACCCTGTCGGCCATCCTGGACGACCCAGAGCGGAAGGATTACGACCGCTACTTCCGCCGGGTCTGGATCCCGGATGAAAGCTATTTCCAGACGCTGGTGCGAAAGTATTCCGCCAACGTGGAAAGCCGGTCGCTGACGCTGTCGAAGTTCGACTTCCAGGGCAAGCCGCACATCTTCTATGACGACCACCTGCAGTTGTTGCGCAAGTCGGACTGCTTCGTGGCGCGCAAGATCTGGCCGCAGGCGGACAAGCTTTATGCCGCGTTCCTGGTGCCGCAGGCGCGGGCGCTGGCGGCGACAGAGCCCAATCCGGGCAAGATCGACCGGCTGTTTTCCAAGGCGATCGAGCGGCGGACGAAGGGTCGGTCCGGCCTTTACATGCAAAGCCGCTTTCCCAACCTGGACTGGGAGAACGGCCGTACTGCGGGGCCCTACTCGGTGTTCGAGGGGTTTGCCGACCTGTTCGAGGATTTCGAGACCTGGCTGGGCAAGGCCACCGGCACGCGGGTGCATGGCCATCTGTACGCCCCCGACCGGGTGCATTTCGCCAATGGCGAGTCGACCTACAACGGCGCCATGTCCGACAGCGCCGCGCTGCGCGACTACAACCCCAATGCCTTCCTGACCAACCTTCTGTGGAACACACGGGGCGAACGGCAATGCTTCCAGTTCGGGCCGGGTGACCGGCAGGACATCCAGATGCTGTTCGCCGCCGATCCCAATGCGCAGGTGCAGGTGATCTCGGGCGCCTGGGCGGTGCCCTTGTTCAAGTCGAACCGCAACTTCGGCGAGATCCGCAAGGAGGCGGCCTGGTTGCAGAAGGTCGAGGCCAAGCACCTGGACGTGCTGCGCGCCAGTTGGGTGAAGGCGCGGGTGCGCATCTGGACGCTGGCCGAGTTCATCGAAAGCCCGATGGAGCCGTTGCAGATGATCGTGGACGAGATCAGCCCGCGGTCGATGCGCCGGCTGACCGAGGTGCCGCGGCTGTCGGACCTGACGGGCTTTGGCCAGTTCCTGCAGAACCTGCGCAACCAGGGGATGCAGCCGGTGCTGATGGGCGATTTCCCCGTGGGCGACGATCCGCGCCCCGCCGCCGGCCGCCGGGGCCGGCCCTACCTGGTGAAGTGA
- a CDS encoding sulfotransferase domain-containing protein, producing MAHPRFSSFVMFAEMRTGSNLLETNLNALEGVTCHGEAFNPHFIGYPNRDGLFGMDLAARERDPGELLRLMKAETPGLPGFRYFHDHDARVCDLVLFDPACAKIILTRNPLESYVSWKIAQATNQWKLTNAKNLKTAKATFDAEEFAAHVEEVQGFQRRLMHGLQTSGQTAFYIDYEDLQDLDVLNGLAAFLGVEARLAALDGTLKKQNPEDVADKVTNPEEMAAALAGTDWFNLGRTPNFEPRRGPNIVSLVAAREAPLLFLPIKAGPERQVLDWLAQLGGVERGFDQRKLRLWKKDHPLHRSFTVLRHPVARAKAAFDEALDRAKPDLRQVIRRSWGVDIGDADAIRATDTAYRTAFLAFVRFLKTCGAGQSSLKVEPAWATQAACLQGFAGFQSPDAVLREERLAEGLGWLAAELGIEPPPLRQRADTAAIGLAQIYDAEIEAAVQDAQLRDYIAFGFEAWRG from the coding sequence TTGGCGCATCCGCGGTTTTCCAGCTTTGTCATGTTCGCCGAGATGCGGACGGGGTCCAACCTTCTTGAGACCAACCTGAACGCGCTGGAGGGGGTGACCTGCCACGGCGAGGCCTTCAACCCGCATTTCATCGGCTATCCCAACCGCGACGGATTGTTCGGCATGGACCTTGCCGCGCGCGAGCGCGATCCGGGCGAGCTGTTGCGGTTGATGAAGGCCGAAACGCCGGGCTTGCCGGGGTTTCGCTATTTCCACGATCACGACGCGCGGGTCTGCGATCTGGTGCTGTTCGATCCGGCCTGCGCCAAGATCATCCTGACGCGCAACCCGCTGGAAAGCTATGTCAGCTGGAAGATCGCGCAGGCGACGAACCAGTGGAAGCTGACCAACGCCAAGAACCTCAAGACAGCCAAAGCCACCTTCGATGCCGAGGAGTTTGCGGCTCATGTCGAGGAGGTGCAGGGCTTCCAGCGCCGGCTGATGCATGGGCTGCAGACCAGCGGGCAGACGGCCTTTTACATCGATTACGAGGATTTGCAGGATCTGGACGTGCTGAACGGCCTGGCCGCCTTCCTTGGGGTCGAGGCGCGGCTGGCCGCGCTGGATGGGACGCTGAAAAAGCAGAACCCCGAAGACGTCGCCGACAAGGTGACCAACCCTGAAGAGATGGCCGCTGCCTTGGCCGGAACCGACTGGTTCAACCTGGGCCGCACCCCGAATTTCGAACCGCGGCGTGGGCCGAACATCGTGAGCCTGGTGGCCGCGCGCGAGGCGCCGCTCCTGTTCCTGCCCATCAAGGCGGGGCCCGAGCGGCAGGTTCTGGACTGGCTGGCGCAACTGGGCGGAGTGGAGCGTGGGTTCGACCAGCGCAAACTGCGGCTGTGGAAGAAAGACCACCCGTTGCATCGCAGTTTCACCGTGCTTCGCCATCCGGTTGCCCGCGCCAAGGCTGCCTTCGACGAGGCGCTGGACAGGGCCAAACCTGACCTTCGGCAGGTGATCCGCCGGTCCTGGGGCGTGGACATCGGCGATGCAGATGCCATACGCGCCACGGATACCGCCTATCGCACGGCCTTCCTTGCCTTCGTGAGGTTCCTGAAGACCTGCGGCGCGGGCCAGTCCAGCCTGAAGGTCGAACCCGCCTGGGCCACCCAGGCTGCCTGCCTGCAGGGCTTTGCCGGGTTTCAAAGCCCGGATGCGGTGCTGCGCGAGGAACGGCTGGCCGAGGGGCTTGGCTGGCTTGCCGCCGAACTGGGGATCGAGCCGCCGCCGCTGCGCCAGCGCGCCGATACTGCCGCGATCGGGCTGGCCCAGATCTACGATGCCGAGATCGAAGCCGCCGTCCAGGACGCGCAGCTTCGGGATTACATCGCCTTCGGATTCGAGGCCTGGCGCGGCTGA
- a CDS encoding PTS sugar transporter subunit IIA — MDLSKLLNAGAVRVLSQMSSKKRLFQDLGEVASQAYGIVAAAAVDGLQERESLGPTGVGNGIALPHARLQELDRIVGVFFRLEKPFDYDSVDRQPVDLVFCLFAPKDSGVEHLKALALVSRTMRDQSVCAKLRANNDPAKLYAILAESRSIQAA, encoded by the coding sequence ATGGATCTCTCGAAACTACTGAATGCTGGGGCCGTGCGTGTCCTGAGCCAGATGTCCAGCAAGAAGCGCCTCTTCCAGGATCTGGGAGAGGTGGCTTCCCAGGCCTACGGGATCGTCGCCGCCGCGGCGGTGGACGGCTTGCAGGAACGCGAAAGCCTGGGGCCCACCGGCGTGGGCAACGGCATCGCCCTGCCCCATGCCCGGCTTCAAGAACTGGACCGCATCGTCGGGGTGTTCTTCCGGCTGGAAAAACCCTTCGATTACGACTCGGTGGACCGCCAGCCGGTCGACCTGGTGTTCTGCCTGTTCGCCCCCAAGGATTCGGGCGTGGAACACCTGAAGGCGCTGGCCCTTGTCAGCCGCACCATGCGCGACCAGTCGGTCTGCGCCAAGCTGCGCGCCAACAATGATCCGGCCAAGCTCTACGCGATCCTGGCCGAAAGCCGGTCGATCCAGGCGGCTTGA
- the hpf gene encoding ribosome hibernation-promoting factor, HPF/YfiA family — MRYQISGKQIDIGEALTTHVKSEIGELVEKYAQRPTEVSVVFSRVAHEFVCEAVIHLSTGLTAQAKGHASEIYPAFESCREKMDKQMRRYKRRLRNHRLDRPEPVEFGEGSSYILAPSEEVEDAEATSLQPIVIAEMETKIPSITVGEAVMQLELAGHKLLVFRNEGHGGVNVVYRREDGNIGWIDPRNSK; from the coding sequence ATGCGGTACCAAATCAGCGGCAAACAGATCGACATCGGCGAGGCTCTCACTACGCATGTGAAGTCCGAGATCGGGGAGTTGGTCGAAAAGTACGCCCAGCGCCCGACCGAAGTGTCGGTGGTGTTTTCGCGGGTTGCGCACGAGTTTGTCTGCGAAGCGGTGATCCACCTGTCCACCGGGCTGACCGCCCAGGCCAAGGGCCACGCATCCGAGATCTACCCGGCGTTCGAAAGCTGCCGCGAGAAGATGGACAAGCAGATGCGCCGCTACAAGCGCCGCCTGCGCAATCACCGTCTGGACCGGCCGGAGCCGGTTGAATTCGGCGAAGGCTCGTCCTATATCCTCGCGCCATCCGAGGAAGTCGAGGATGCCGAGGCGACGAGCCTCCAGCCGATCGTGATCGCCGAGATGGAGACGAAGATTCCCTCCATCACCGTGGGCGAAGCCGTGATGCAGCTGGAACTTGCCGGCCACAAGCTTCTGGTCTTCCGCAATGAAGGGCACGGTGGCGTCAACGTGGTGTATCGTCGGGAAGACGGCAACATCGGATGGATCGACCCGCGCAATAGCAAATAA
- the lptB gene encoding LPS export ABC transporter ATP-binding protein, with protein MTVGLTVTEGSGGLRVISLRKSYKKRPVIRDVSMQLDRGEVVALLGPNGSGKTTCFYAIAGLVMPEAGQVLLDGRDVTGLPMYRRARLGIGYLPQEASIFRGLSVEDNILAVLEISISDPHSRRERLEELLSDFSVTHLRSAPALALSGGERRRVEIARCVAANPRYLLLDEPFAGVDPIAVADIRHLVHDLKNRGIGVLITDHNVRETLEIVDRAYILHDGVVLKSGTTEEVVGDEMVRRVYLGQNFRIS; from the coding sequence ATGACCGTGGGCCTGACCGTGACAGAGGGCAGCGGCGGATTGCGGGTCATCTCGCTGCGCAAGAGCTACAAGAAACGTCCGGTCATCCGCGACGTGTCGATGCAGCTTGACCGGGGCGAAGTGGTGGCCCTTCTCGGCCCGAACGGATCGGGCAAGACCACCTGCTTCTACGCCATCGCCGGGCTTGTCATGCCCGAGGCGGGCCAGGTCCTGCTGGATGGCCGCGACGTGACCGGCCTGCCCATGTACCGCCGCGCCCGACTGGGCATCGGCTACCTGCCGCAGGAAGCCTCGATCTTCCGGGGGCTTTCGGTCGAGGACAACATCCTTGCCGTTCTGGAAATCTCGATCTCGGACCCGCATTCGCGCCGCGAACGGCTGGAGGAACTGCTGAGCGACTTCTCGGTCACTCACCTGCGCAGCGCCCCGGCGCTGGCGCTGTCCGGTGGCGAACGCCGCCGGGTGGAAATCGCGCGCTGCGTCGCCGCCAACCCGCGCTATCTGCTTCTGGACGAACCCTTCGCCGGCGTGGACCCGATCGCGGTGGCGGATATCCGCCATCTGGTCCACGATCTGAAGAACCGTGGCATCGGCGTGCTGATCACCGATCACAACGTCCGTGAGACGCTGGAGATCGTGGATCGCGCCTATATCCTGCACGATGGCGTCGTGCTGAAAAGCGGCACAACCGAAGAGGTCGTGGGCGACGAGATGGTGCGCCGTGTCTACCTGGGGCAGAACTTCCGCATCTCTTGA
- a CDS encoding LptA/OstA family protein: MTRPLRLALTAAMIALAGMALAQESGQEMKIGTGFKQDPNLPVEITANELTVDQTASTATFTGSVLAVQGDLRLTADEALVEYSQETNAMTRLTATGSVVVTTPTEAAEAARAVYDIAGGKLVMEGGVLLTQGFGAVSGEKLDVDMAAGTARMSGKVRTVFKPGETGGATQP; encoded by the coding sequence ATGACCCGCCCCCTCCGCCTTGCCCTGACGGCCGCCATGATTGCCCTTGCCGGCATGGCCCTTGCCCAGGAGAGCGGGCAAGAGATGAAGATAGGCACCGGGTTCAAGCAGGACCCGAACCTGCCGGTCGAGATCACCGCGAATGAACTGACCGTGGACCAGACCGCCTCCACGGCGACGTTCACCGGCTCGGTCCTGGCCGTGCAGGGCGATCTCCGGCTGACCGCCGACGAGGCGCTGGTCGAGTATTCGCAGGAGACGAACGCCATGACCCGGTTGACCGCGACCGGATCGGTTGTCGTCACCACACCCACCGAGGCGGCCGAAGCCGCGCGCGCCGTCTATGACATCGCGGGCGGCAAGCTGGTGATGGAGGGCGGGGTCCTGCTGACCCAGGGCTTTGGCGCCGTGTCGGGCGAAAAGCTTGATGTCGACATGGCCGCGGGCACCGCCCGTATGTCGGGCAAGGTTCGCACCGTCTTCAAGCCCGGCGAAACCGGCGGGGCGACGCAACCATGA
- a CDS encoding KpsF/GutQ family sugar-phosphate isomerase, with protein sequence MTSSTTDFLATGRRVIAREAEALSLLRDRLDDSFARAVEILLNAKGRVIVSGMGKSGHIARKIAATFASTGTPAQFVHPAEASHGDLGMVMRGDVLLVLSNSGETPELADLLAHSRRFDIPLIGVASREGSTLLRQADVALLLPPAQEACDTGIVPTTSTTMTLALGDALAIVLMEHRRFTPEHFRLFHPGGKLGARLTKVGDLMHTDMPLVRESTPMADVLLTITEKGFGVAGVVDEAGALIGIITDGDLRRHIDGLLSHRAGEVMTRGPRTIGPDALAEKALALMDERRITCLFVVSPDALTRPVGVLKVQDILRAGAF encoded by the coding sequence ATGACCTCTTCCACCACTGATTTCCTGGCGACCGGACGCCGTGTCATTGCACGCGAGGCCGAGGCGCTGTCGCTTCTGCGCGACCGCCTGGATGACAGCTTCGCAAGGGCCGTGGAGATCCTGCTGAACGCGAAAGGCCGTGTGATCGTTTCCGGCATGGGCAAGTCGGGCCACATCGCCCGCAAGATCGCCGCGACCTTCGCCTCCACCGGCACGCCCGCCCAGTTCGTCCACCCGGCCGAGGCCAGCCACGGCGACCTGGGCATGGTGATGCGGGGCGACGTGCTTCTGGTCCTGTCCAACTCGGGCGAGACGCCGGAACTGGCCGACCTGCTGGCCCATTCGCGCCGCTTTGACATTCCGCTGATCGGCGTTGCGTCGCGCGAGGGGTCTACCCTGTTGCGCCAGGCCGATGTGGCGCTGCTGCTGCCGCCTGCGCAGGAAGCCTGCGACACCGGCATCGTGCCCACCACCTCCACCACCATGACGCTGGCGCTCGGCGATGCACTGGCCATCGTGCTGATGGAACACCGCCGGTTCACGCCCGAGCATTTTCGCCTGTTCCACCCCGGCGGCAAGCTGGGCGCGCGGCTGACGAAGGTGGGCGACCTGATGCACACCGACATGCCGCTGGTCCGCGAATCGACCCCGATGGCCGATGTCCTGCTGACCATCACGGAAAAGGGCTTTGGCGTGGCCGGCGTGGTGGACGAGGCGGGCGCCTTGATCGGCATCATCACCGACGGCGACCTTCGCCGCCACATCGACGGGCTCCTGTCGCACCGGGCGGGCGAGGTCATGACACGCGGCCCCCGCACGATCGGGCCCGATGCGCTGGCCGAAAAGGCGCTGGCACTGATGGACGAACGGCGGATCACCTGCCTTTTCGTCGTCTCGCCGGATGCGCTGACGCGGCCCGTCGGCGTGCTGAAGGTGCAGGACATCCTGCGCGCCGGAGCGTTCTGA
- a CDS encoding ribonuclease D, translating into MTIHLHKNDLPDGLSFGPIVAIDTETMGLDPRRDRLCVVQLSAGDGSAHLVQIDRGQTRAPNLERLLADPSVLKLFHFGRFDIAALQRAFGVRTAPVWCTKIASKLIRTFTDRHGLKYLLQELVGVDVSKQQQTSDWGSEVLNDAQKEYAASDVLYLHQLKTELELRLKREGRMELAQRCFDFLPTRAELDLLGWDEPNDLFHH; encoded by the coding sequence GTGACCATCCACCTGCACAAGAACGATCTGCCCGACGGCCTGAGCTTTGGCCCGATCGTGGCTATCGACACCGAGACCATGGGCCTTGACCCGCGCCGCGACCGGCTGTGCGTGGTGCAATTGTCCGCAGGCGACGGCAGCGCCCATCTGGTGCAGATCGACCGGGGCCAGACGCGCGCACCGAACCTGGAACGCCTGCTGGCCGACCCTTCGGTGCTGAAGCTCTTTCACTTCGGCCGCTTCGACATTGCGGCGCTGCAACGCGCCTTCGGCGTGCGCACCGCCCCGGTCTGGTGCACCAAGATCGCATCCAAGCTGATCCGCACCTTCACCGATCGCCACGGGCTGAAGTACCTGTTGCAGGAACTGGTCGGCGTCGATGTGTCCAAGCAGCAGCAGACCTCGGACTGGGGGTCCGAGGTGCTGAACGACGCGCAGAAGGAATATGCCGCCTCGGACGTACTGTACCTCCACCAGCTGAAGACCGAGCTGGAACTTCGCTTGAAGCGCGAGGGAAGAATGGAGCTGGCGCAGCGGTGCTTCGACTTCCTGCCCACGCGTGCCGAGCTGGATCTTCTTGGCTGGGACGAGCCCAATGACCTCTTCCACCACTGA
- a CDS encoding complex I NDUFA9 subunit family protein, with protein sequence MSKLVTIYGGSGFVGRYVARRLAKAGWRIRVAVRRPNEALFVKPYGVVGQVEPVACNIRDDASVRAAMHGADAVVNCVGILNRSGRNTFDAVQAEGAARVARIAAELGVKRLVQLSAIGADKASDSEYSRTKAEGEAAVLAAFPEAVILRPSVIFGPEDGFFNRFAGMARFTPILPVVGANVKFQPVYVDDVAAAAAKAVAGEAAPGIYELGGPDVATFRELMHHMLGEIRRGRLVLNVPYWIASVLGGVLDMVQAVTLGLIENRQLTRDQVRNLKRDNVVAPDARGLAELGIQPTALSAVLPEYLWRYRPQGQYTAIQESAKNLRKA encoded by the coding sequence ATGAGCAAGCTGGTCACCATCTACGGCGGTTCGGGTTTCGTCGGGCGTTATGTGGCGCGCCGTCTGGCCAAGGCAGGCTGGCGCATCCGCGTGGCGGTGCGTCGCCCGAACGAGGCGCTGTTCGTCAAACCCTATGGCGTCGTCGGTCAGGTCGAACCGGTGGCCTGCAACATCCGCGACGATGCCTCGGTGCGCGCCGCGATGCATGGCGCCGATGCGGTGGTGAACTGCGTGGGCATCCTGAACCGGTCGGGCCGCAACACCTTTGACGCGGTGCAAGCCGAAGGTGCTGCGCGTGTGGCGCGGATCGCGGCCGAACTTGGCGTGAAGCGGCTGGTCCAGCTTTCTGCCATCGGCGCCGACAAGGCATCGGACAGCGAATATTCCCGGACCAAGGCCGAAGGCGAGGCCGCCGTTCTGGCGGCCTTCCCCGAAGCCGTGATCCTGCGCCCTTCGGTGATCTTCGGGCCCGAGGACGGGTTCTTCAATCGCTTCGCCGGCATGGCGCGGTTCACGCCCATCCTTCCCGTGGTGGGCGCGAATGTGAAGTTCCAGCCGGTCTACGTGGACGATGTCGCCGCCGCCGCCGCGAAGGCCGTGGCAGGCGAGGCCGCGCCCGGCATCTATGAACTGGGCGGCCCCGACGTCGCGACCTTCCGCGAACTCATGCATCACATGCTGGGTGAGATCCGCCGGGGGCGGCTGGTGCTGAACGTGCCCTACTGGATCGCCTCGGTCCTGGGCGGGGTGCTGGACATGGTGCAGGCGGTGACGCTTGGCCTGATCGAGAATCGCCAGCTCACCCGCGACCAGGTGCGCAACCTCAAGCGTGACAACGTGGTCGCGCCCGATGCGCGGGGCCTGGCCGAGCTTGGCATCCAGCCCACGGCGCTCAGCGCCGTTCTGCCGGAATACCTGTGGCGTTATCGTCCGCAGGGCCAGTACACCGCGATCCAGGAATCGGCGAAGAACCTGCGCAAGGCCTGA
- a CDS encoding undecaprenyl-diphosphate phosphatase has product MADSTLVAAALGLLEGLTEFIPVSSTGHLLLAGHFLGFQSAGRTFEVVIQLGAVLALLVVYSAKILHVLTTAHRDPASLKLLVAVLIAFFPAVIVGVLAHDFIKTVLFETPMLIAVMLILGGIILLLIDRLAPPPLYDSAESLPLRVALVIGLFQCLAMIPGTSRSGATIVGALLMKVEKRAAAEFSFFLSMPTMGAAVAYDLFKNRDVLDWSALSQIAVGFTVAFISAVIVVRWLLGYVSRHGYALFGWWRIIVGGAAAIALWAGF; this is encoded by the coding sequence ATGGCCGACAGCACGCTGGTTGCCGCAGCCCTCGGTCTTCTCGAGGGGCTGACCGAATTCATTCCGGTGTCATCGACCGGGCATCTGTTGCTGGCGGGGCACTTCCTGGGCTTCCAAAGCGCCGGTCGGACCTTCGAGGTGGTGATCCAGCTTGGTGCCGTGCTGGCGCTTCTGGTCGTCTATTCGGCCAAGATCCTGCATGTGCTGACCACCGCGCACCGCGACCCTGCCTCGCTGAAACTGCTGGTCGCCGTGCTGATCGCCTTCTTCCCCGCCGTGATCGTGGGCGTACTGGCGCATGATTTCATCAAGACGGTACTTTTCGAAACGCCGATGCTGATCGCGGTCATGCTGATCCTGGGCGGGATCATCCTTTTGCTGATCGACCGTCTGGCGCCGCCGCCGCTGTACGACAGCGCCGAGTCGTTGCCGCTTCGTGTGGCTCTCGTGATCGGGCTGTTCCAGTGCCTTGCGATGATTCCCGGCACCTCGCGCTCGGGCGCGACCATCGTGGGCGCGCTGCTGATGAAGGTCGAAAAGCGCGCAGCTGCGGAATTCTCCTTCTTTTTGAGCATGCCGACCATGGGAGCGGCAGTTGCCTACGATCTGTTCAAGAACCGCGATGTCTTGGACTGGTCGGCCTTGTCGCAGATTGCCGTGGGTTTCACCGTGGCCTTCATCAGCGCCGTCATCGTTGTGCGCTGGTTGCTCGGCTATGTCAGCCGCCACGGTTACGCCCTGTTCGGCTGGTGGCGAATCATCGTGGGCGGCGCCGCTGCAATCGCCCTGTGGGCGGGCTTCTAG